One genomic window of Candidatus Pseudobacter hemicellulosilyticus includes the following:
- a CDS encoding aldo/keto reductase, with product MEYRRLGRSGLELSVLSFGSWVTFHQQMDDSHADALMSLAYDQGINFFDNAEVYALGESEKMMGRILKQKNWDRSSYIISSKAYFGWRDKQNKPNQTGLSRKHLVEACHEALERLQMDYLDLYYCHRPDPNVPIEEVVWTMHNLIQQGKVLYWGTSQWSAAEIMEAHRVARQYNLIPPTMEQPQYNMFERFKVEHDYAPVYRNVGLGTTIWSPLATGFLTGKYNNGIPEGSRLANDGMDWLKERWLQDEKIQKARKLTELANELGVSLASLAIAWTIRNPNVTTAILGATKKEQLLENLKALEVIKILTPEVLDRIEKILLNKPGMDLR from the coding sequence ATGGAATATCGCAGATTAGGACGCTCCGGACTTGAATTAAGCGTCTTGTCTTTTGGCAGCTGGGTCACCTTTCACCAGCAGATGGATGACAGCCATGCAGATGCACTCATGAGCCTCGCCTATGACCAGGGTATTAATTTCTTCGACAACGCGGAAGTATATGCACTGGGAGAAAGTGAAAAAATGATGGGCCGCATCCTGAAGCAAAAGAACTGGGATCGCAGCTCCTATATCATATCCTCCAAAGCCTATTTTGGCTGGCGCGATAAGCAGAACAAACCCAACCAGACCGGCCTCAGCCGCAAACACCTGGTGGAAGCCTGCCACGAAGCGCTGGAACGTTTACAGATGGATTACCTCGATCTCTATTATTGCCACCGCCCCGATCCCAACGTACCCATTGAAGAAGTGGTATGGACCATGCACAACCTCATCCAGCAGGGTAAGGTCCTGTACTGGGGCACCAGCCAGTGGAGCGCAGCCGAGATCATGGAAGCCCATCGCGTAGCCCGTCAGTACAACCTGATCCCCCCTACCATGGAGCAGCCGCAATACAATATGTTCGAGCGCTTCAAAGTAGAACATGATTATGCTCCCGTATACAGGAATGTAGGACTGGGCACCACCATCTGGAGTCCACTGGCCACCGGCTTCCTGACCGGCAAATACAATAACGGTATCCCGGAAGGTTCCCGTCTCGCCAATGACGGTATGGACTGGCTCAAGGAAAGATGGCTGCAGGACGAAAAGATCCAGAAAGCCAGGAAACTCACCGAGCTCGCCAATGAACTGGGTGTTTCCCTCGCCTCCCTGGCTATAGCCTGGACCATCCGTAACCCCAACGTGACCACGGCTATCCTGGGCGCTACCAAAAAGGAACAGCTCCTGGAAAACCTGAAAGCACTGGAGGTCATCAAAATACTGACCCCCGAAGTGCTGGACCGGATAGAAAAAATATTGCTGAATAAACCGGGAATGGACCTGCGCTAA